A window of Loxodonta africana isolate mLoxAfr1 chromosome 3, mLoxAfr1.hap2, whole genome shotgun sequence genomic DNA:
agtcagaaccgcctTGACAGAACCTAAGAACAATGGGGAACAACAGTGATAAAAATATACCATTGAATACTTTGAAAATGCCAGATTATAAGGTGAAAATGACCAACTTCGAAATTCCGTAGAATCCAACCTAATAGAAAAACATCAAAGAAAAGGTTAAATACAGAATTCAGGATAGTAGTTATCACTAGACACAGGAAGGGTGATGTGATTAGCTGTTCTAATGGTATCTACGTGATGGTAATGCTTTCTTTCTTAACCCAgtgatgagcatatgtgtttttACTAGATTACTACACTGTAAGAACTACAGATACATTTTATATACtacattatacattttttttattaaaataaactaCAAAACTTACAGCatctcaataatttctgtatgtacagttcagtgacattgattacatctttcaagttgtgcaaccattctccgtatccttttccagtttattccaccacctttaacataaacttaacaaGCTCCGAAGCAAAACTTTCCCCTTCCCCTCCATGTCTGGTATCAACTAataattcttccttttctgtatatttgcttatttcatatacatgagatcacacaatatttgtctttttacaacTGACTTATTCTGctcaacatgatgttttcaagattcatccatgtaatgGCATGCGTcaaagcttcatttctctttatggctgagtcatAGTCCACTTtatgggtataccacattttgtttatccatttgtctgttgatggaggttttgtttttttccaccttttgactattgtgaacagtgctgaaatgaaccTTGGTGTACAGTTTATATAGATATTATACAAAGTAAAGTTGAGGAAAgtccttttatattctatattataaATACATTCTCCCATGTTCTTCTAATATTAGCACCTCCCTTCTCAGACCTCAGAGTTCATAAGAATTTCCAGAAGTGTTTATTTCATCATCTCATCCTTCAGGCATCTCCCCAGAAATTCAAAGTCAGTATTTTTTGGATAACGTCCATGACCCTGCAGTATGAACAAGGGTCTCAGGTGATGCATGCCTGAAGGTGCTCTGTGGATGTCAACGGAGGGAAGTCTACACTAGAAGACACCTTGAGTCAGGGTAGGGATTAGTCCTCCGGCTTGCTAAAAACAATCTCCCTCCTTCACCCCAGTGATGACCAGAATAGAAGGCTCTCAAGGGCTTCTTGATTCTCCTGCGAGACCTTCATTATTCTCCCACACCCTTAGAGATGATTCTCACTGATGGCccccctttttgtgtgtgtgtgtgtttgtggaaaATGTGGTCCCCCAGCCCTACCAACTTCCCTTTTCTCCCACCATATTTACAACTCCTTTTCAAAGtaaagttcttcttcatagaaaAACTGTTTTCTTCCCAAAGAAACATTAAAAGGTTTTCTTGAGAGACCTAAGACTACAGCCAACCCTCTAAGACATCAGCGATTTATTATTCAACTATGTTTCTGTGTGTGGCTTCCACAGGAGTAAGAAACACAGCAAAATGTGGTGActaagtagaaaagaaaaaactcagaTGTATTCTTATCAATAAATCAGCGAGAAGGAATCAAAGCAAAAAAGTACAAGAGAAAGGTTATCAAGCTTTAAGTACAAGAGAAAGGTTATCAAACTTTGCAATGCCTACCCTACTCACTTGATTGTTTCActcagattttgttgttgtttctgttaggtaccttcgagttggttctgactcatagcaaccctctgttcaacagaacaaaacactgcccagtcctgagccatcctcacgatcattgttgtgcttgaggccgtttttgcagccactgtgccaatccatctcattaagggtcttcctccctctcactggccctctactttaccaaccatcaTGTCCTTGCCAATAAGaggtacaaagtatgtgagatgaagtctcaccaccctcaattctaaggaacattctggctgtgcttcttccaagacagatttgttccttcttttggcagtccatggtatattcagcattcctcaccaacaccataactcaaaggcattaattcttcagtcttccttattcagtgttcagcttttgcatgcatatgaggtgattgaaaacactatggcttgggtcaggtgcaccttagtccttaaagtgatatctttgctttttaacactttaaagaggtcctttgcaacacatttgcctgatgcaaagtgtcttttcatttcttgactgcttcttccatgggcgttcattgtggattcaagtgaaatgaaatccttgacaacctcaaacttttctccgtttgtcatgatgttgtttattgttacctttgtgaggatttttgttttctttttgttgagatgtaatccatgctgaagcctgtagcctttgatcttcctcagtgcttcaagtccttttcattttaaaaaaaacaaggttgtgtcacccctgcatatcgcaggctcttaaagagacttcctccaatcctgatgcccagttcttcatatagtccaacttcttggactatttgctcagcatacagatcgaataagtataatgaaaagatataaccctcatgcccacctttcctgactttagagcttgaagtatccccttgttatgtttgcATCACTGCCTCTTatacatgtacaggttcctcatcaccacaattaagtgtcctgaaattccagttcttcacaatgttttcaaTAATGTGTGATGATCCACACAATAGAACGCCTTTGcctagtccataaaacacaggtaaacctcctcatgatattctctgctttcagccaggatccatttgacatcagcaatgacatccccaggtctatgtcctcttctgcatccagcctgaatttctggcagttccctgtcaatatactggtgcagctgcttttgaatgatcttcagcaaaattttccttatgtgtgatattaatgacattgttcgataatttccgcattctgtgggatcaccttccttggaaataggcataaatatggatctcttccaggcggttggccaggtagctgtcctccaaatttctcggtgtagacgagtgagcactttcaccactgcatccatgtgttgaaacatctcagctggtattccgtcagttcctggagccttgtttttcaccagtaccttcagtgctgcttgaactcttccttcagtatcatcgattCTTATTAAGAAACTGTGGTTATTCAGATTAGAGGAATAAAAGCTGCTGAGAATTATTACAATGAGGGTAAACAAATACAACCACTGGAGCAAGTGGTAAAAATATGTGAGCCAAATGATTAGAATACTTATGAATATAGACAAGACATGGACTACAATGACCATTTAAAGCTTTATTGAACATTTACCATTGTGCCAGGCATTTTTGGTAGGTACTCCTTTCGGCCATAGGGGTTAACACCCCAGCAGGAATTATACTTCAAATCATCAGCCTAAGGTtctcatggtaattttttttttcccccacaccaGGTATTAGATTAAAAAGGGACCTGTGATTCTACTGTCAGTAATGAGATGGGAAGGAACGTCACTTGATGACTCCATGGAAAATTGCGTTAATATAAGATCCAGGGAAGGACAGTAAGGATTCTCTCTCTGGGCGTCATGTGTGGATATGACACCTGCATCTGTTGTAGTAATCAGGAGACCACAAGGGGAACAAGTTCTAGGATGAAACCACTTATGGGAGACTAAATAAAGTgtttctgtcctgtttttgtgCGTTCTCTACCTCTGAAGCCTTTTCCTGGTAATTAGAAATAACTTTACAGTTTGAGCATATTAGAGTCAGagtttatattttcttattagAACTGAAAGCTTCCACACTTAGGAAGCTAAAATATCTCAAAATTATCTCACGCCAATTGAGATAACTAATTAGCCATTTCTGTAGATCTAAGTATTGTGGATACTGATGCTGCTTTGAACAAATATGGCTTACCAGTGATATGTCTCAGTGATTACTAAATTGGGACATGAAAAAAGAGCTCTCTTGCCTCACAGTCAGGCTAAGTCTGGATTTCCAATCGTATTTCTCTATTCATAGCATCAGGCTGAATCTAGTGTCTAGCTATGACCACAACTCTGTTTACATAATTTCCCTACCCTATCCACGTTCTCCTGTTTTCATTCTTTCCTAGACCACTGCCCCAAAAATCATGTAATAAGAACACctgcctcaggctctgcttttATGGCACCTGACAAAAAAACTGAGCTTAGAGAGTTTACCAAACAGCACAGAgctacataaaaagaaaaaccaagttTCAAATCCAGGttgaaatgtgttgttgttgttacgtgccaacAAGTCAGTcatgcacaataaataaaatactgcctggtcctgcaccattatcacaattattgctatgtttgagcccattcttgtagccactgtgtaaatccatctcattgaaggtgttcctctttttcacagaccctattggaaaccttggtggcgtagaaggtaagtgctatggctgcacttcttccaaacagatttgttcattttctggcagtccatggcgtattcaatattcttcaccatcaccacaattcaaaggcatcaattctttttcagtcttccttatttattgtccagctctgccatgcatatgaggtgattgaaaatactcgAGCTTGGATGaggtataccttagtcctcaaagtgacatctttgctttttaacacattaaagaagtcttttatagcagatttccccaatgcagtatgtcatttgatttcttgactgctgcttccataggcattgattgtggatccaagtaaaatgaaattattgacaacttcagtattttctcactCATCATGAATAAGTTGAAATGTACCTAGCTATTATATTATCTAATCATTTTAGAAGAACTTGCTCATGAAACAGTAAGGCATCCTTGATCAGCAGCATTCCTTCCACTTTGACCCATCCTAGAGTCCCAAGCCCAAAAACAGGTGACACAATCACTAAAATGACAGTATTCTACTGATGAATGTCCTCAAGGGTCCCCTTATGTctctgttcctcaggctgtagataaaGGGATTCATCATTTGAGGGACCACACTGTACATCACTGAAGCTACTGCTATCTTCCTGGGAGAATGTGTAAATGCAGAACTGATGTACACACCAAAGATTGTTCCATAGAATAAGGACACAACTGAAAGGTGAGACCCGCAGGTGGAAAAAGCTTTATATTTTGCACCCACTGATGGCATTCtcaaaacagaggagaaaatccgagtgtaagagaaaatgattccagagagAGGAACACCACCCCATACAGTAGCCACAAAATACACTAGGATGTAATTGATGCGGGTATCAGAACAGGCGAGCTTGAGAATCTGAGcaagttcacagaagaaatgagGGATTTCCAGGTCTATGCAGAAGGACAAATGCAGCACCAACAGACTGTGAAGTAGGGCATTCACAATGCTAGTTAGTAAGGAGAGTAGGGAGAGCAGGCCACAGCAGTGGAGGTTCATGATGATGGTGTACCTCAGTGggtggcagatggccacatagcggtcataggccattactgCAAGGAGACAATTTTCCAAACCAGTAAATATCATTACAAAACAGACCTGGGTCAGGCAGCCTGCATAAGTGATGATTTGATTCTGTGCTTGGATGTTCACCAGCATGTTCGGGATTGTGGTTGTGCTGAAACAGATATCACGAAGgagagattggaaagaaagaagtacatggggttGTGGAGGTGGGAGTCAGAGATGACAACCAGGACAATGAGTAGGTTTCCCAGGAGGGTGGCCAGGTACATAGATAGAAACAAACTGAATAAGACAGGCTGCAGTTCTGGATCCTCTGTAAGTCCCagaagaagaaattctgaaaCATCTGTTTGGTTTCTAGGTTCCATATTGTTGGTGAATTTGATGGAAAAGATGGGATGACAGATAATCAAATGTGTGGCTCCTGGATGCCCAGCAAGAGCATCACCTGGGATCTTTTTAGAAATATAAGTTTTTCAAACTCACTCTGGACTTACTGATGATAAACTCTGGGATGAAGTTCAGCCGTTTTTATTTCAACAAGACTTCCATGTATTTTGATGTATgctaaagtttgaaaaccaccccTGCAACAGTGTTCAGCATATGGGGCCTCACAATGACATGTCCTattgtgattgtgtgtgtgtgtgtgtgtgtgtgtgtgtgtgtatgtcatggattaaatcttattcccccaaaaatgtgtgtatcaatttggctgggccataatttccagtattgtgtgatttccctatatattgtaaatcctgcctctatgatggtaATGAAGGTGGGTGGGTGGCACttgtgtcagtgaggcaggactcaacctaaagactggattgtgtcttaaggtaatttctggagatataaaagagagaagcaagcagagagacaggaggacctcacaccaccaagaaagcagtgctgggagcagagtgcgtcctttggacccagggtacctgggcaaagaagctcctagtctgggggaatattgatgagaaggttgacagagtgagaaaggcttcccctggagcagacaccctgaatttgaacttttagcctactttactgtgaagaaataaatttctctttgttaaagccattcacttgtggtatttctgttatagcagcactagatgacgaagacagTGTGTGTGTCATGAACAATAGCACTTGGCATCTTTTACTTCTGGTACAGTGCTCAGCATATGGGGCCCTCACAATGACATGTCCTGTTGTGattgtatgagtgtgtgtgtgtgtgtgtgtgtcatgaaCAATAGTACCAGGCATCTTTTACTCCTAGGACAGAAGTGGTGAACAGTGCAGTTGAGGGAAGACAAAATGAGAGAACATTCCTAGCATAATAAATGCTAACTTCAGGGAAGAATTTATATGGTGAAACTCCCACTGGGAATCTTGCTCATgtagagaagcagaaggaagaaacacCCTAAATGAACATCAGTGATATCAATATTCATTTGGTATGGATGGGATGATGAAATATATagcaatgaaaaagaataaattagGTCTAGATGAATCAACACACATAATGAAATCcttgcagaggaaaaaaaaattgtatgacaAGAAGTCTAcaacaagaaatttttttttattattttttaaaatctactcgagtgtcacggattgaattgtgttcccaaaaaatatgtgtcaaccttgttaggccatgattcccagtattgtatgattatctgccatattgtcatctgatgtgatttccttatgtgttatacattctatcactatgatgttaatgaaatgaattagtggcagttatattaatgagatctaaaagattagataatgttttaagccaatctcttttgagatataaaagagagaaggaagcagagagacaaggggagctcatatcaccaagaaagcagcaccaggagcaaagcacatcctttggacccagggtccctgagtctGAGATGCTCATCCATCAGGGGAAGATtaacgacaaggaccttcctccagagctgacagagagaaagccttcctgtggagctagtgccctgaatatggacttgtatcctactagactgtgaaggaataaatttctctttgtttaaggcATTCAATTGttatatttgttatagcagcactagatgactgagacacctagtgagtttttttttaattgataattCAAGCACAATGAAAAACACAGAGAATAACAATGAAGGATTGGGCACCTACCAGTCCACTGGTAATTCCCACACGTCACCACCCTTGCTTTAGATATTTTTATTGCACAAAATAATGCAGGAATATTTGAGGCTCCCCACATCATGCATTTTGCACAATATTGattcttttccttctccagggctaaACACTACATTAACTTGATTGACCTTATTTCTCTGCACTTTTTACTACATGTAGTATAATTCTTCCATAAgttttttaaagctttatttAAACAGAATTGTACTGTATATGTCATTTTACATTTGGCTTTCTTGGtatgtttttttaatgaatgttgaTACCTTTAATTGTGCTTCATTAATTTTAACTACAATAGGGTATTACACTATATTATTACACCACAATATATTTCTTCATTCTCTAATTGACAGCTATTTTACTAATTGCTCTCCCAACTCTCTGTCTACCCATCTACTgccttatgtatatatatatatatatatatatatatatatatatataacccagtgacgtcgattcaattctgactcatagtgatgcactggatttggtttggtttatatatatatgtgtgtgtgtgtgtatgtgcatgtgtgtgtgtgtgtatgtacgtacatatacagagagagagaaatatacaTGTAGAATATAAACCCATGACTGGGGGATAGCATAACATCCAAGATGCTGCTGATTCTGGGAGGAAAAGAGAGCAACAGAGAGGATTACAAAGGAGATGTTTTCtgtatacatattattttgtcacttaaaaaaaatacttcaagcTGCTACAGCAGAACATCAACAATGTGAATTCTGGAAGGTGTAACAGGTGTTTTTGTTTGGTTCGTTGTTTCATTATACTGCCTGTAGTATTCTAATTTCAAATATTTGTTAGTTTTATAAAGAGAAACAGATAACCTCGCGAGGCAGCTTGCTAAGTCTGCCTGGGTCTTTGGTTCTTCCCCCAGAGCTCTCAGAGCCTGGCACCAGGGATAATACCAAAACTTTCCTAAAGATGGTATATCAAGTACCAGGGATAGGAAGATAAAGTGAAGCTCAATAACTCTCCTCACCACCACCAGCACAAGAATACAAGTAAAGGTCAGGGAATTTTCTAATACTCAATGTTTGAGAAGGGGTAGTTTTCTGCACAGAAAGAATTTGATCCTTGCCATTGTAGAGACACAGTAAGAGACTAGCTGAGTAAGAGCTGCCTGATTCGGGtacaaagaaacaaggaaacatGTCAGGAAGATGGGAGAAATGTAGGAGTCCATAGGTGACTTGGTTCTAATCATTTCATGCATGTACTGTCTTCACACCTTCCCCTGGATGAAGCTACAGAGAAACGTTTCTCCTCATTTCCAAACATTAACTAAGGGATTTAGGTTACCTGGCTGGCATCGCTGAGGAATGATGCTTCACATCTGCCCTGGATGTTGGATGATGTAGCCAGAAGGTCAGTACTCAGGAAAGGCAGAGGTACCGAGGGAGGCACCAGGCTCCTGGCATGAGAACCATCTCTGAATGGAGTCTCAGGTGCATTGCTTTTTGGCTGGAGAAGGACTTTTGAGTGAAGTGGTCACAGGTAGACTACttgcagcctctgtgtctctAGGGACTCAATATCCAAAGCTCCTCATTAACGAAACCCTTTTATTATCATTCTATTCCCAGGGTACTGTAAATCCTGAAAGACCAAGCCAATGTAAACCAAGCGAATCTactgctgacaagtcaattccaactcatagcaaccctgcaggacagagtagaattgccccacagggtttccaaggctgtgatctttaagggagcagactgccacatctttctcctgtatagCAGCTGGTTGGTGTGAataccaacttttctgttagcagctgagcacttaaccattgaacccTCAGGGCTCCCTGACCAAGAAAATGTTgcagatgttgttaggtgctgtcgagttggttccacctcacagcgaccctatgcaaaacagaacgaaacactgcccggtcctgagccatccttataatcgtcgttatgctttagcttgttgttgcagccactgtgtcaatccaactcattgagggtcttcttcttttccactgaccctgtactctgccaagcatgatgtcctcctccagggactgatccctcctgacaacatgtccaaagtatataagatgcagtctccccttccttgctcctaaggagcattctggttgtacttcttctaagaaagatttgttcattcttttggcagctcatggtatggtcaatattccttgccaacaccacaattcaaaggcatcaattcttctttggtcttccttattcattttccagctttcacaggcatacaatgcaattgaaaataccatggcttgggtcaggggcaccttagtcttcaaggtgatatctttgctcttcaacactttaaacaaggTTGCCCACTGCATATCGCActttgttgatgagtcttcctccaattttgatgcccagttcttcttcatatagttccgttacttggattatttgctcagcatacagattgaataaatatggtgaaaggatgcaaacatgatgcacaactttcctgactttaaagcacacattatgcccttgttctgttcgaatgactgtctcttgatccatgtacaggaaAATTAACTTTTCTGAAATGAGAACAATTAACCATTCCaggatttccattcttcacaatcttatccataatttgttatgattcacagagtcaaatgcctttgcatggtgaataaaatacaggtaaacatcttcctggtgttttctgctttcagccaggatccatctgacatcagccatgatatccctgcttccatgtcatcttctgaatctggcttgaatttctggcagttctatgttgatatactgctgcaaccactttggaaggatctttagcaaaatattacttgagtgtgatattaacaatatttttctataatttttgcatttttttggatcacctttctttggaataggcatgaatatggatctctttcagtcagttggccaggtagctgtcttccaaattccttggcatagacaaacaAGCACTTCTAAAACTGTATCCATTTGAcagacccccacatgtctgtcagtttgtagtactgtggggcttgcctgttgctgtgatactggaagctatgccactggtattcaaataccagaaggccacccatggtggacgggtttcagctgagctcctatattaagacaggctaggaagaaggactgagcagtctccttctgaaaagaattacctaatgaaaaccttttgaataccagcagaacaatgtttgatatagtgccagaagatgagccactcaagttggaaggctctcaaaatacaacttaggaaaagctgcctcttcaaagtagagatgGCCTTAACAAtctggatggagccaagcttctggaccttcatttgctgatgtggcacaactcaaaatgagaacaactaCAAACATTCATTTATAataagaacatggaatgtattaagtatgaaactaggaaaattggaaatcatcaaaaatgaaatggaacatataaacttagatatcctaggcattagtgagctg
This region includes:
- the LOC135230882 gene encoding LOW QUALITY PROTEIN: olfactory receptor 7G2-like (The sequence of the model RefSeq protein was modified relative to this genomic sequence to represent the inferred CDS: inserted 1 base in 1 codon); amino-acid sequence: MEPRNQTDVSEFLLLGLTEDPELQPVLFSLFLSMYLATLLGNLLIVLVVISDSHLHNPMYFFLSNLXLRDICFSTTTIPNMLVNIQAQNQIITYAGCLTQVCFVMIFTGLENCLLAVMAYDRYVAICHPLRYTIIMNLHCCGLLSLLSLLTSIVNALLHSLLVLHLSFCIDLEIPHFFCELAQILKLACSDTRINYILVYFVATVWGGVPLSGIIFSYTRIFSSVLRMPSVGAKYKAFSTCGSHLSVVSLFYGTIFGVYISSAFTHSPRKIAVASVMYSVVPQMMNPFIYSLRNRDIRGPLRTFISRILSF